In Microbulbifer elongatus, the DNA window CCACGTGACCGGGCAGCGCTACTTCCGGGAAGTTCACCGAGCTGGTGGTGGTGCCGTTATCGGAGTAGAGCGCCAGCTTGTCAGATACTTCCACGCCGATGTTTTCCTGGGCCTCTACCGTAGAGCCGCCTACGTGTGGGGTCAGCAGGGCGTTGTCGAGACCGCGCAGGGGCGACTGGAACTCGTCGTCGTTACCACGGGGCTCTACCGGGAACACGTCGATGGCGGTGCCGGCCAGGTGACCGCTCTTCAGCGCTTCCGCCAGGGGCTCGATTTCCACCACGGTGCCGCGGGAAGCATTGAGCAGGATTGCGCCTTTCTTCATCTTGGCGATCTGATCGGCCCCGATCATCCACTTGGTGGAGGGCAGTTCGGGTACGTGCAGGGAAACCACATCGGACTGTGCCAGCAGTTCATCCAGGCTGTTCACCTGACTGGCGTTACCCAGCGGCAGTTTGGTGACCACGTCAAAGAAGATCACGCGCATGCCGATGCCTTCCGCCAGCACCGAGGTCTGGGAGCCGATGGCACCGTAACCGATAATACCCAGAGTCTTGCCGCGGGCCTCAAAGGAGCCCACCGCAGACTTCTGCCAGCCGCCCCGGTGGCAGACCATATTCTTTTCGGGAATACCGCGCAGCAGCATGATGGCCTCGGCGATCACCAGTTCAGCTACGCTTCGGGTATTGGAATAGGGGGCGTTGAATACAGCGATGCCCAGGTCGGTGGCGGCTTCCAGGTCAACCTGGTTGGTGCCGATACAGAAACAGCCCACGGCGATCAGTTTGTTGGCGCTTTCCAGCACCTTGCGCGTCAGTTGGGTACGCGAGCGAATACCGATAAAGTGCGCATCGGCGATCTTCTCAATCAGCTGGTCTTCCGGCAGGGCGGTCTTGATGTACTCGACGTTGGTGTAGCCGCGGGAACTCAGCAGGTCCACGGCGGACTGGTGCACGCCTTCCAGTAGCAGGATTCGGATTTTGTCTTTTTGAAGAGAAATCTGAGGAGCCATATCGAGTCTCTTGGCCGAGCGCGGTGATGATTTCATCGCGGCATGATTGCAAACAAAGGGCGAAAGCCAGTGGGGTATCGCCGGGGTCCCGACGAGGGCGGCATCATACCATAAGGGCTTTGCAAAGCTTTATACGCAATTTTTATCCTAGTTATCGAATCTGGTTATGTATAAGCACACTTTCACCTGTAACTCTCCAGTCGACCTTCCCCCGGGAAAGATCCTTTGTGTCGGTCGCAACTATGCGGCTCATGCGGAGGAGCTGAACAACCCGGTTCCGGAGGAGCCGCTGTTGTTTATCAAGCCGTCTACGGCGGCGGTACCCATGGCGGAGCCGATCCATTTGCCGCGGGGCCGGGGCAGTTGCCATTTCGAGGGGGAGCTGGCGCTGTTGATTGGCGCGCGGCTGACCGACGCCAATCCCGCCGATGTGCCACCGGCGATTGCTGGTCTTGGCCTGGCCCTGGACCTGACCTTGCGTGAGCTGCAGTCGGACCTGAAGAAGCAGGGGCAACCGTGGGAGAAGGCCAAAGCCTTCGACGGCGCCTGCCCGCTTTCGCCATTTGTGAAGCTGGATTGGTTGCCGGACTGGGACAATCTCACCTACACCCTGTGGCTGAACGATGAGATCCGCCAGCGGGGTAAATCCAATCATATGCTGACGCCGATTCTGGATTTAGTGGCTTATATCAGTAGTTATTTCACGCTGTTGCCGGGGGATGTGGTTTTGACTGGCACGCCTGCTGGAGTGGGAGAGTTGCAGGTTGGGGATAGGGTTGTGATGGGGTTGGAGGAGGATTGGCTGCGGTGTGAGACTGCAGTGGTTTGATTGCCAGTTTCGGGGTATTGGTTTTGTGGCGCCCGAGCACTGGGTATTCGTTTTCGGAACCGCTGTGAATACGTCCCTGTACGCTGCGTCGCAAACATCCCTGTTTGCGACGCTTCCGAAAACGAATACCCAGCACTCGGGCTTAGCATTTGAGAGCTAAGCCCAGAACAAGCTAATGGAAATTGTTCGGGAGATTTGGTCCGACGCGAAGGTTCCGATGCCGGGTATTCCCTTGCGAGACCTTCCGCGAGAGGGACCTCGCGGAAGAGTCCCCAGGGATGGGTTTACGGCGTGTCTCGCAAGGGAATACCCGGCAGCGGGGCCGCCACTCACTTAAACCCGGTAACTCGCCGAGGTCATCGCTTTTGATACCAAACTCATAAGCCCTTTAACCGGGTCTGGAAAACGAGCCCCCCCAGCATCCAGTGCAGCGTGCTGATGCTTGGCCTCATCCACCAGCATCTGCTCAACCACCGCGCGACTTTTCTCGTCCTGCGCGGGCAGTTCCTGCAGGTGGCTTTCCAGATGTTTGCACACCTGCTCTTCAGTAGCGGCAACAAAGCCCAGGCTGACCTTGTCGCTGACCTTGCCCGCGGCAGCGCCAATCCCAAAGGAAAGTCCGTACCAGAGCGGGTTGAGTACACTGGGGCGGCTGCCGAGTTCGTCCAGGCGCTGTTCGCACCAGGCCAGGTGGTCGATCTCTTCGTTCGCCGCGTGTTCCATCTCCGCGCGCACCTGCGGTAGCTTCGCGGTGAGCGCCTGGCCCTGATACAGCGCCTGGGCGCAGACTTCGCCACTGTGGTTTACCCGCATCAACCCCGCTGCGTGGCGGCGCTCGCTGTCGGAGAGCTCTGCTTCATCCACAGACTTCGACGGCGACGGGCGCTCGTGACAGGGCGAGCCGGGGCTTAGGGTGCGCAGGGCGCGGTCCGCCTGCAGCAGCAGGCGGTCGAGTCCGGTCAGTTGGCGATGGCTGCTCACGGATGTGTTCCTCGAAATGCTCGAAACAATAGTTACGCTTTCTCGGCTTCTTCCCGCTCTACCGCGCGATAACCGATGTCCTTGCGGTAGAAGGAACCTTCCCAGTAGATCTTGCGCGCGCACTCATAGGCGTTGGCCTGGGCTTCCGCCACGGTGTCACCCAGGGCGGTTGCACACAGAACGCGGCCACCGCTGGTCACGACACGCTCGCCGTCCAGTGCAGTGCCGGCCTGGAAGACCTTGGCGTTTTCGCTGTCTGCCTTGTCCAGGCCAGAGATGGCGTCGCCCTTGCGGTAGCTGCCGGGGTAGCCGTGGGCGGCGAGTACCACGCCGAGCGCCGGGCGGGAATCCCATTCGACGGTGACCTGGTCCAGGCGTTTTTCCACTGCGGCCATGCACAGCTCAACCAGGTCGGACTTGAGGCGCATCATGATGGGCTGGGTTTCCGGGTCGCCGAAGCGGCAGTTGTATTCGATGACCTTGGGCGCGCCTTCTTCGTTGATCATCAGGCCGGCGTACAGGAAACCGGTGTAGGGCATGCCCTCGCTGGCCAGTCCTTTGACGGTGGGCTCGATGACTTCTTTCATTACGCGCTCGTACACGTCCTGGGTCACTACCGGAGCCGGGGAGTAGGCGCCCATGCCGCCGGTGTTGGGGCCGGTGTCGCCGTCGCCGACGCGCTTGTGGTCCTGGCTGGTGGCCATGGGCAGGATGTTCTCGCCGTCGACCATGACGATGAAGCTGGCTTCTTCGCCGGTGAGGAATTCTTCGATGACAACGCGGCAGCCGGCGTCGCCGAAGGCGTTGCCGCTCAGCATGTCGCGTACGGCCAGTTCCGCCTGTTCGGTGCTTTCGGCGACGATGACGCCTTTACCGGCGGCGAGGCCGTCGGCTTTGACGACGATGGGTGCGCCTTTTTCGCGGATGTATTCAATCGCCGGTTCGACTTCGGTGAAGTTCTGGTAGTCGGCGGTGGGGATGGCGTGGCGCTCGAGAAAGTCTTTGGTGAAGGCTTTGGAGCCTTCGAGCTGGGCGGCGGCTTTTTCGGGGCCGAAGATGTTGTGACCGCGGCTGTTGAAAAAGTCGACGATGCCGTCCACCAGTGGGGCTTCGGGGCCGACGATGGTGAGGTCGATGCCTTTTTCTTCGACGAGGTCGGACAGGGCGGAGAAGTTGTCGACGCCGATGTTGACGTTCTGGAGTTTGGGTTCGCGGGCGGTGCCGGCGTTGCCCGGTGCGACGAAGACGGTGTCTACGGCGGGGTTTTGGGCGGCCTTCCAGGCCAGTGCGTGTTCGCGGCCACCAGAGCCGATTACCAGGATGTTCATTCTTGAGTTTCCCCGTGCCTGTGATTTAGGTGGGCTAGTTTAGCATTGTGCGCTGGGTTGCCGGGTAGGGACTGGGAGTCGGGAGGTATTTATGCGTGCTTCGTTGCCAGTCCTGTGGCGGCTCTGGAGCTGGCGCCCCTTTCCGAGACACGCCGTAAACCCATCCCTGGGGGCTCGGCTGCGGCCGTCCTGGCCGCAGACGGTCTCGGAAAGGGGCTCCAGCCCCAGAACCTTCCCGTATAGCGCGGGAATATTACGTATCTGTTTCGGTAGACCTAGATAGTCGTCAGAAATCGCGCTTAGTGACGGAAGTGACGCATACCGGTAAACACCATCGCCATGCCGTGCTCGTCCGCCGCGGCGATGACTTCTTCATCGCGCATGGAGCCACCGGGCTGGATCACGGCGCTGATGCCCGCCTTGGCGGCGTTGTCGATGCCGTCGCGGAAGGGGAAGAAGGCGTCGGAGGCCATGACGGCGCCCTTCACTTCGAGGCCGGCATGTTCGGCCTTGATGGCGGCGATGCGGGCGGAGTTGACGCGGCTCATCTGGCCGGCGCCGACGCCGATGGTGCGGCCGTCTTTGGCGTAGATGATGGCGTTGGATTTGACCATTTTGGCGACTTTCCAGGCGAACAGCAGTTCGTCCAGTTGTTCGTCAGAGGGCTGTACCTTGGTGACCACTTTGAGGTCTTCCCTGGCGACCATGCCGTTGTCTTTTTCCTGTACTAACAAACCGCCGGTGACGCGCTTGTAGTCGAAGGCGGTGGGGCGGGTGCTGTCCCATTCGCCGCATTCCAGCAGGCGTACGTTCTTTTTCGCGGACACGGCCTGGGCGGCTTCGGCGCTGACTTTGGGGGCGATGATGACTTCGGAGAACTGCTTGTCGACGATCAGCTGGGCGGTTTCGGCGTCCAGTTCGCGGTTGAAGGCGATGATGCCGCCGAAGGCGGATTCCGGGTCGGTGGCGAAGGCCAGTTCGTAGGCGGTCTTGATGTCGGCGGCTACGGCCACACCGCAGGGGTTGGCGTGTTTGACGATGACGCAGGCGGGTTCGTCGAACAGCTTGACGGTTTCCAGGGCGGCGTCGGTGTCGGCGACGTTGTTGAAGGAGAGTTCCTTGCCCTGCAGCTGGCTGGCGGTGGAGACGGAGGCTTCTTCAGCGTCGGCTTCCACGTAGAAGGCCGCTTTCTGGTGCGGGTTTTCGCCGTAGCGCATGTCCTGGGCTTTTTCGTACTGGACGTTGTAGGTGTTGGGGAACTCGCGGGCCTCATTGGCGGTGTTACGCGCGCCGAAGTGGTTGGCGATCATGCCGTCGTACTGCGCGGTATGCTCGAACGCCTGCACCATCAGGTCGTAGCGGGTTTCGTAGCCCAGTTGGCCGTCGCCCGCTTTCATTTCCTCGATCACGGTGTCGTAGCTGTGGGCGTTGACCACGATGGCGACGTCTTTGTGATTCTTGGCGGCGGAGCGGACCATGGTGGGGCCGCCGATATCGATGTTTTCGATGGCGGTGGGCAGGTCGCAATTGGGATCGGCGACGGTGGCCTTGAACGGGTAGAGGTTGACCACGACCATGTCGATGGGCTTGATGCCGTGCTCGTTCATTACCGCATCGTCTTTACCGCGACGGCCAAGAATGCCGCCATGCACTTTCGGGTGCAGGGTTTTGACGCGGCCGTCCATCATTTCCGGGAAGCCGGTGTAGTCGGAAACTTCTACTACCGGGATACCGGCTTCGCCCAGCTGGCGGTAGGTGCCGCCGGTGGAGAGGATCTCGACGCCCATGGAAGAGAGCTCGCGGGCAAATTCCACAATGCCGGTTTTGTCAGAAACGCTGATCAGCGCGCGGCGAACGG includes these proteins:
- the purH gene encoding bifunctional phosphoribosylaminoimidazolecarboxamide formyltransferase/IMP cyclohydrolase; amino-acid sequence: MTDKVAVRRALISVSDKTGIVEFARELSSMGVEILSTGGTYRQLGEAGIPVVEVSDYTGFPEMMDGRVKTLHPKVHGGILGRRGKDDAVMNEHGIKPIDMVVVNLYPFKATVADPNCDLPTAIENIDIGGPTMVRSAAKNHKDVAIVVNAHSYDTVIEEMKAGDGQLGYETRYDLMVQAFEHTAQYDGMIANHFGARNTANEAREFPNTYNVQYEKAQDMRYGENPHQKAAFYVEADAEEASVSTASQLQGKELSFNNVADTDAALETVKLFDEPACVIVKHANPCGVAVAADIKTAYELAFATDPESAFGGIIAFNRELDAETAQLIVDKQFSEVIIAPKVSAEAAQAVSAKKNVRLLECGEWDSTRPTAFDYKRVTGGLLVQEKDNGMVAREDLKVVTKVQPSDEQLDELLFAWKVAKMVKSNAIIYAKDGRTIGVGAGQMSRVNSARIAAIKAEHAGLEVKGAVMASDAFFPFRDGIDNAAKAGISAVIQPGGSMRDEEVIAAADEHGMAMVFTGMRHFRH
- the coq7 gene encoding 2-polyprenyl-3-methyl-6-methoxy-1,4-benzoquinone monooxygenase, which codes for MSSHRQLTGLDRLLLQADRALRTLSPGSPCHERPSPSKSVDEAELSDSERRHAAGLMRVNHSGEVCAQALYQGQALTAKLPQVRAEMEHAANEEIDHLAWCEQRLDELGSRPSVLNPLWYGLSFGIGAAAGKVSDKVSLGFVAATEEQVCKHLESHLQELPAQDEKSRAVVEQMLVDEAKHQHAALDAGGARFPDPVKGLMSLVSKAMTSASYRV
- a CDS encoding fumarylacetoacetate hydrolase family protein; amino-acid sequence: MYKHTFTCNSPVDLPPGKILCVGRNYAAHAEELNNPVPEEPLLFIKPSTAAVPMAEPIHLPRGRGSCHFEGELALLIGARLTDANPADVPPAIAGLGLALDLTLRELQSDLKKQGQPWEKAKAFDGACPLSPFVKLDWLPDWDNLTYTLWLNDEIRQRGKSNHMLTPILDLVAYISSYFTLLPGDVVLTGTPAGVGELQVGDRVVMGLEEDWLRCETAVV
- the serA gene encoding phosphoglycerate dehydrogenase, with the protein product MAPQISLQKDKIRILLLEGVHQSAVDLLSSRGYTNVEYIKTALPEDQLIEKIADAHFIGIRSRTQLTRKVLESANKLIAVGCFCIGTNQVDLEAATDLGIAVFNAPYSNTRSVAELVIAEAIMLLRGIPEKNMVCHRGGWQKSAVGSFEARGKTLGIIGYGAIGSQTSVLAEGIGMRVIFFDVVTKLPLGNASQVNSLDELLAQSDVVSLHVPELPSTKWMIGADQIAKMKKGAILLNASRGTVVEIEPLAEALKSGHLAGTAIDVFPVEPRGNDDEFQSPLRGLDNALLTPHVGGSTVEAQENIGVEVSDKLALYSDNGTTTSSVNFPEVALPGHVGAHRLLHIHKNVPGVLGAINQVFSDNGINISAQFLQTNESVGYVVIDVDAEYSDLALEKLKNIPGTLRCRVLF
- the purD gene encoding phosphoribosylamine--glycine ligase — translated: MNILVIGSGGREHALAWKAAQNPAVDTVFVAPGNAGTAREPKLQNVNIGVDNFSALSDLVEEKGIDLTIVGPEAPLVDGIVDFFNSRGHNIFGPEKAAAQLEGSKAFTKDFLERHAIPTADYQNFTEVEPAIEYIREKGAPIVVKADGLAAGKGVIVAESTEQAELAVRDMLSGNAFGDAGCRVVIEEFLTGEEASFIVMVDGENILPMATSQDHKRVGDGDTGPNTGGMGAYSPAPVVTQDVYERVMKEVIEPTVKGLASEGMPYTGFLYAGLMINEEGAPKVIEYNCRFGDPETQPIMMRLKSDLVELCMAAVEKRLDQVTVEWDSRPALGVVLAAHGYPGSYRKGDAISGLDKADSENAKVFQAGTALDGERVVTSGGRVLCATALGDTVAEAQANAYECARKIYWEGSFYRKDIGYRAVEREEAEKA